In Populus alba chromosome 1, ASM523922v2, whole genome shotgun sequence, a single window of DNA contains:
- the LOC118055205 gene encoding fasciclin-like arabinogalactan protein 12, giving the protein MERLHRLLISLYLLILAINLTTTTAQSPAPAPAPPGPTNVIKILKKAGHFKTFIRLLKSTQLDSNLNSQLGNTNNGLTIFAPSDSAFSALKTGTVHSLTDQEKVELMQFHIVPMFISSSQFDTVSSPLKTHAGSGARFQLNVTASGSSLNISTGLTNTTISDIVYTDTHLAIYQVDKVLLPLDIFTPKPPPPAPAPAPKLKEESESPDDAVSKKDISSAVSFVMHHDTVFFIVGTVVAISFSL; this is encoded by the coding sequence CCAATCACCCGCGCCCGCTCCTGCACCACCCGGCCCCActaatgtcatcaaaatactaaaaaaggCTGGCCATTTCAAGACCTTCATCCGCCTCTTGAAATCCACTCAATTGGATAGCAATCTAAACTCCCAGCTTGGCAACACAAACAATGGCTTGACCATCTTCGCTCCAAGTGATAGTGCATTTTCAGCCCTTAAAACAGGAACTGTCCACTCCTTAACTGATCAAGAAAAGGTCGAGTTGATGCAGTTTCACATTGTCCCTATGTTCATCTCATCTTCCCAATTTGATACCGTGAGTAGCCCTTTAAAAACACACGCTGGGTCTGGTGCTAGGTTTCAGCTTAACGTTACCGCCAGTGGGAGCTCCTTGAACATATCTACAGGACTTACCAATACCACCATTTCCGACATTGTATACACGGACACCCATCTTGCTATATATCAGGTTGACAAGGTGCTACTTCCTTTGGATATATTTACCCCTAAACCTCCACCACCGGCACCTGCACCGGCACCAAAGCTTAAAGAAGAGTCAGAGAGCCCTGATGATGCTGTTTCTAAGAAGGATATTTCTAGCGCTGTAAGTTTTGTCATGCATCATGATACGGTGTTCTTTATTGTTGGTACTGTTGTTGCAATATCGTTTTCTTTGTGA
- the LOC118055207 gene encoding adenosylhomocysteinase → MALLVEKTTSGREYKVKDMSQADFGRLEIELAEVEMPGLMSCRTEFGPSQPFKGARITGSLHMTIQTAVLIETLTALGAEVRWCSCNIFSTQDHAAAAIARDSAAVFAWKGETLQEYWWCTERALDWGPDGGPDLIVDDGGDATLLIHEGVKAEEIYEKTGAVPDPASTDNAEFQIVLTIIRDGLKTDPKRYHKMKQRLVGVSEETTTGVKRLYQMQINGTLLFPAINVNDSVTKSKFDNLYGCRHSLPDGLMRATDVMIAGKVAVVCGYGDVGKGCAAAMKQAGARVIVTEIDPICALQALMEGLQVLTLEDVISEADIFVTTTGNKDIIMVDHMRKMKNNAIVCNIGHFDNEIDMLGLETFPGVKRITIKPQTDRWVFPDTKSGIIVLAEGRLMNLGCATGHPSFVMSCSFTNQVIAQLELWNERKTGKYERKVYVLPKHLDEKVASLHLGKLGARLTKLSKDQADYINVPVEGPYKPAQYRY, encoded by the exons ATGGCTTTGCTTGTAGAGAAAACAACAAGCGGTCGTGAGTACAAGGTCAAGGACATGTCTCAGGCTGACTTCGGCCGTCTCGAAATCGAACTGGCCGAAGTTGAAATGCCTGGTTTGATGTCCTGCCGTACTGAATTCGGCCCTTCACAACCATTCAAGGGAGCCAGGATCACTGGTTCCCTTCACATGACTATCCAAACTGCTGTCTTGATTGAAACTTTAACTGCCTTAGGTGCTGAGGTTCGTTGGTGTTCTTGCAATATTTTCTCCACTCAAGATCATGCCGCTGCAGCTATTGCCCGTGACTCGGCTGCTGTTTTTGCCTGGAAAGGGGAGACCCTCCAGGAGTACTGGTGGTGTACTGAGAGAGCTCTTGACTGGGGCCCAGATGGTGGTCCTGATTTGATTGTTGATGATGGCGGTGATGCCACTCTCTTGATCCATGAAGGTGTGAAGGCTGAAGAGATTTATGAGAAGACTGGTGCTGTCCCAGATCCAGCTTCGACTGATAATGCTGAGTTCCAGATTGTTTTGACAATTATTAGAGATGGATTGAAGACTGATCCTAAGAGGTATCACAAGATGAAGCAAAGATTGGTTGGTGTTTCGGAAGAAACTACAACTGGTGTTAAGAGATTGTATCAAATGCAGATTAATGGGACTTTACTTTTCCCCGCTATTAATGTCAACGACTCTGTCACCAAGAGCAAg TTCGACAACTTGTATGGATGCCGCCACTCTCTCCCTGATGGTTTGATGAGAGCCACTGATGTCATGATTGCCGGCAAGGTTGCTGTTGTCTGTGGTTACGGTGATGTTGGCAAGGGCTGTGCTGCTGCCATGAAGCAAGCTGGAGCTCGTGTGATTGTGACCGAGATTGATCCCATTTGCGCGCTTCAGGCTCTCATGGAGGGTCTACAGGTCCTGACCCTTGAAGATGTTATCTCCGAGGCTGATATCTTTGTCACCACCACTGGTAACAAGGACATCATCATGGTTGACCacatgaggaagatgaagaacaATGCCATTGTCTGCAACATCGGTCACTTCGATAATGAAATCGACATGCTTGGACTCGAGACCTTCCCTGGCGTGAAGCGCATCACCATCAAGCCCCAAACTGATAGGTGGGTCTTCCCCGACACCAAATCCGGCATCATTGTCCTGGCCGAGGGACGTCTCATGAACCTGGGATGTGCCACCGGTCACCCCAGCTTTGTGATGTCCTGCTCATTCACCAACCAGGTGATTGCCCAGCTTGAGCTGTGGAACGAGAGGAAAACCGGCAAGTACGAGAGGAAGGTCTATGTGTTGCCCAAGCACCTTGATGAGAAGGTTGCTTCCCTTCACCTTGGCAAGCTAGGAGCCAGGCTTACCAAGCTCTCCAAGGACCAGGCTGACTACATCAACGTGCCAGTCGAGGGTCCATACAAGCCTGCTCAGTACAGGTATTGA
- the LOC118055206 gene encoding protein RALF-like 24, whose product MSELQLFPHTPKLLYLSLLSLLTIFTICNADSVSGLNSLKTSEIDVTVSKGCSEKIGECFEEPEMESETSRRVLLMQKKYISYETLRRDLVPCDKPGASYYDCNARQARPYSRGCEVITRCARSVKDINN is encoded by the coding sequence atgtCCGAACTCCAGCTTTTTCCTCATACTCCCAAGCTACTCTACCTTTCACTGCTTTCCCTCCTCACCATTTTCACAATTTGCAATGCTGATTCAGTTTCAGGCCTCAATTCACTGAAAACCAGTGAGATTGATGTCACTGTCAGTAAGGGTTGCTCAGAGAAAATTGGAGAGTGCTTTGAAGAGCCAGAAATGGAGTCAGAGACCAGCAGGAGAGTGTTGCTGATGCAAAAGAAGTACATAAGTTATGAGACACTGAGGAGGGACTTGGTTCCCTGTGATAAACCAGGAGCATCATACTATGACTGCAATGCTAGACAGGCTCGTCCTTATAGCAGAGGCTGTGAGGTCATTACAAGGTGTGCAAGAAGCGTCAAAGACATTAACAATTAG